From the Verrucomicrobiia bacterium genome, one window contains:
- a CDS encoding ABC transporter transmembrane domain-containing protein, whose product MARYSRNDQAGVELPKAKLDRESLRQALELFQYLRPYRVRFGAALVSMFIGSLLSLAFPYLAGSIIDAAMHGSRGGGMARADRTALMLMGILALQAGLSYFHSLSFATVGQRSLVDLRRATYARLISLPMTFFAQRRVGELASRLSADLIQIEDTLISVVPQFLRQTTLLVGGIALIAVTSLQLTAIMLASLPLVIVVAVVFGRKTRKIYREAQDRLADTATIVEETLQGIVNVKAFSNEGYELNRYHDGLGRFLTATLRGARLRAAFNAFIVLALFGFIVLVLWSGARLLQQGRITFGDLTRFGLYTTFIAGAMGQFAELYSQLQKAIGATQRVRELLRETGEVEALLGPRPAPRLPRLRGDVMFENVHFTYPSRPGVEVLQTIHLEAASGQRIALVGPSGAGKSTLISLLLRLYDPSAGRLLVDGRDARDYRLTELRGQMSMVPQEVLLFGGSIAENIAYGKPGSSMAEIEGAARQANAHEFIQGFPEGYATLVGDRGIKLSGGQRQRVAIARAILKNPAILILDEATSSLDSESERLIQEALETLMQGRTTFIIAHRLATVRHVDRIIVIAGGRVVESGTHEELQAMEEGVYRRLAALQFREPASLDAIS is encoded by the coding sequence ATGGCGCGCTATTCACGCAATGACCAGGCCGGAGTCGAACTGCCGAAGGCCAAGCTGGACCGTGAATCGCTGCGGCAGGCATTGGAGCTGTTCCAGTATCTGCGTCCGTATCGGGTTCGGTTTGGGGCGGCCCTGGTGTCGATGTTCATCGGCAGCCTGTTGAGCCTGGCCTTTCCTTACCTGGCGGGGAGCATCATCGATGCGGCCATGCACGGGTCCCGGGGCGGCGGCATGGCGCGCGCGGACCGCACGGCCCTGATGCTGATGGGCATCCTGGCACTGCAAGCCGGCCTGTCTTATTTCCATTCCCTTTCCTTTGCCACGGTCGGCCAGCGCAGTCTGGTCGATTTGCGCCGGGCGACTTATGCGAGATTGATCTCGCTGCCGATGACCTTTTTTGCCCAACGCCGCGTGGGGGAGTTAGCCAGCCGTCTTTCCGCCGACCTGATTCAAATCGAGGACACGCTCATCAGTGTAGTGCCGCAGTTTCTGCGCCAAACCACCTTGCTCGTGGGGGGCATTGCGCTCATTGCGGTCACTTCGCTGCAATTGACCGCTATCATGCTCGCGAGTCTGCCGTTGGTGATTGTGGTGGCGGTGGTGTTTGGCCGCAAAACGCGCAAGATTTACCGGGAAGCGCAGGATCGGCTGGCTGATACGGCGACGATCGTGGAGGAGACGTTGCAGGGCATCGTGAATGTGAAGGCCTTTTCCAATGAAGGTTATGAACTCAATCGCTACCACGACGGGTTGGGAAGGTTCCTGACCGCCACGTTGCGCGGCGCCCGGCTGCGCGCGGCGTTCAATGCCTTTATAGTCCTCGCCTTGTTCGGGTTCATCGTTCTGGTGCTGTGGTCCGGGGCTCGTCTTTTGCAGCAGGGAAGGATCACTTTTGGCGACCTCACCCGTTTCGGGCTTTACACGACATTTATTGCAGGAGCGATGGGGCAATTCGCGGAACTCTACAGCCAGCTCCAAAAGGCCATCGGCGCCACGCAGCGGGTTCGGGAGTTGCTGCGGGAAACCGGCGAGGTGGAAGCGTTGCTTGGCCCCCGGCCAGCCCCGAGGCTGCCGCGGCTGCGCGGAGACGTGATGTTCGAGAATGTGCACTTCACCTATCCTTCGCGACCCGGAGTTGAAGTGCTTCAGACGATCCACCTGGAAGCGGCTTCGGGGCAAAGAATCGCCCTGGTGGGCCCGAGCGGGGCGGGAAAGTCCACCCTCATTTCGCTGCTGCTACGGCTGTATGATCCGTCAGCCGGGCGGTTGTTGGTGGATGGCAGGGATGCCCGCGATTACCGGCTCACCGAGTTGCGGGGCCAAATGTCCATGGTCCCGCAGGAGGTCTTGCTGTTCGGCGGAAGCATTGCGGAGAACATCGCCTATGGAAAACCGGGCTCGAGCATGGCGGAAATCGAAGGGGCGGCTCGACAGGCCAACGCGCATGAGTTCATCCAGGGCTTTCCGGAAGGTTATGCCACACTAGTGGGCGACCGCGGCATCAAGCTTTCGGGCGGGCAGCGTCAGCGTGTGGCCATAGCCCGCGCGATTTTGAAAAATCCGGCCATCCTCATTCTGGATGAAGCCACCAGCTCGCTGGATTCAGAGAGCGAACGCCTGATTCAGGAAGCGCTGGAGACCCTGATGCAAGGGCGCACCACGTTTATTATCGCCCACCGGCTGGCCACCGTGCGGCATGTGGACCGCATTATCGTGATCGCCGGTGGGCGGGTGGTCGAGTCCGGCACCCACGAAGAACTGCAAGCCATGGAGGAAGGTGTGTACCGGCGCCTGGCCGCGCTGCAATTCCGCGAACCCGCCTCGCTTGACGCAATTTCGTAA